The Brassica oleracea var. oleracea cultivar TO1000 chromosome C6, BOL, whole genome shotgun sequence genome includes a region encoding these proteins:
- the LOC106296320 gene encoding uncharacterized protein LOC106296320: MGGELQEDWEVVIESSGTTQEEEEENPKSLEEIEDGTQGMVTFDYFSIENSNCVGRVDAIDEDGSVRSGSPGWIEPSSDAPYGPRLFSELWSDSSSDRLDDQKLVGDDDVKGLEKSEEYSKSIAKVKHLEKIRLDSDEGFDTEREEESPVSVQGKSVSIDSPGGGGEERVFVWWKIPIDVLKYCVFRVNPIWSFSMAAAVVGFVMLGRRLYHMKKRKSSTLQLKVLLDDKKVANHAARLNEAAISFVKRVPIIRPALPSSVVGMNQWSMMSLR; encoded by the exons ATGGGAGGAGAGCTTCAAGAAGACTGGGAAGTGGTGATCGAGAGCTCTGGAACTACTCAGGAGGAGGAGGAGGAGAATCCGAAGAGCTTGGAGGAGATTGAAGATGGCACGCAAGGTATGGTTACCTTCGATTACTTCTCTATCGAGAACTCAAACTGTGTGGGTCGCGTTGATGCGATTGATGAAGATGGGTCTGTCCGATCGGGTAGTCCAGGCTGGATCGAACCGAGCTCCGACGCTCCTTATGGCCCTAGGCTTTTTAGCGAGTTGTGGTCCGATTCTAGCAGCGATCGGCTCGATGATCAGAAATTAGTCGGTGACGATGATGTGAAGGGTTTGGAGAAATCAGAGGAATACAGCAAAAGTATAGCGAAAGTGAAGCACTTGGAGAAAATTCGGTTAGACTCCGATGAAGGATTTGATACGGAGAGAGAGGAGGAATCTCCAGTTTCAGTACAAGGAAAGTCTGTTTCTATTGATTCACCTGGTGGTGGAGGAGAAGAAAGGGTATTTGTGTGGTGGAAGATTCCGATTGACGTTTTGAAGTATTGTGTTTTCAGAGTTAATCCTATTTGGTCCTTCTCCATGGCAGCAGCAGTGGTGGGTTTTGTTATGTTAGGGCGCAGATTGTATCATATGAAGAAGAGGAAGAGCTCTACCTTGCAGCTTAAGGTCCTCCTTGATGATAAG AAGGTGGCGAATCATGCTGCTCGGTTGAATGAAGCAGCAATCTCATTTGTGAAACGTGTGCCCATAATCAGGCCAGCACTCCCATCATCGGTGGTGGGTATGAACCAGTGGTCTATGATGAGTTTAAGGTGA